The DNA sequence GACATcttataatatacaaataatttattaacaatACTAGTTTATTAACTGTATCCTGCACGAgtgtttaataatattaattattttatcatgtatattttaatatttaactaattttattgcgaagataaaattatttggtggataatatatgtttttaataacaactaattaattttagaaaaataatatgtaatttttgtaatatactatatattttagattgttatttTCATTTGTACTTGATATcttataatatacaaataagtTATTAACAATACTAGTTTATTAACTGTATCATGCACGAGTGTTtactaatattaattattttatcatgtatattttaatatttaactaacTTTATTGCGAAGATAAAATTATTTGGtggataatatatgttttttctaacaataaattttttaataataaataaatatgtatgagttaatatattttcattagtTGTGTTAAATAAATTGTTAATTTAACTTACTGAGTAAGTCTTAATATTTATACTCATTAATAAGTGGACCGTAAACATGTATTCAATTattgaaaagaaatatttattaaaatatttataaattaaagagtTTAATTTGCTCAAATATCATCTCGCCGATctctttttattataatagcTATTTTAGTCGATCTCAATATTAGAAATTTGGTCAATCATCAATTAGACATACGAGtcttcttaatttataaattcaaattctcaaataataaaaagctttatattcttttcatttGTATCTTCTAAAGTTAGTAATTTaaactataattataaaatttaaatatattatatatgtaattttattttccatATAAATCAACCATTactataaacaaaacaaaacaaaccccGTATATCCCGCTTCGAGCGGGGTCTAGGGAGGGTAAAATATATGTTGACGATGCTCATATTCACTTAGAGTAGGGAGGTTGTTTCCGTGAGAACCCCGGCTTAGTGTAAGACAGAGTTTTACGTGAAATATAGGTAGATAGTAGCTTGACTCATGATTTCTAACACATGAATAGGGATggcagttttacccgacccgatggatacccgacccattccgacccgattgggtctacccgaacccgatttttttggatttggatccggatctggatcttatttttggacccgaaaaagtttggatctggatctgggtctcaggtattccgaaccgagacccgacccgaaacccgatttaaacccgattcgaacccgaaacccgattaaaacccgatacaaaatattttatatatatatatatatagacacacacgtAGATACatcatacacatacacatatgttaaatgtaaagtatatatattgaaatattatgaattattaggtatgaatattaacattttatttaattttatatttgcaatacagaatttatatttgtttaatcaatattttatttttcttaattattgtgtttaaaaaaatctaaatacaataaaaataaaaaaaaatataaatgataagttgaatgattaTATACAATTgagttaacatgtttcacgtgtttattttACTAAATGAAGCCTGTAATTCCCTTTTTTATAAttctaaagttaaaaaaaaatccataatcacattttttatagatatagaatttttaatttttatttaattttattttttaaatacccgaattagacccgaacacgaaccgaaacccgaaaaacccgacggatcggatctggatcttcatttttcAGATccggacccgaacccgacccgaaccgaaatataatggatcgggtctggatttcaagaaacccgacccgatccgacccgttgccatccctacacATGAAACTCACCTTTATCAGGAATGCATCTGTCCATGAATGATTTGAGCCATTGCATCAAAGCATAACGCCAAAACACCCAAATCTTCTTCGCTGCTAATTCATTTATCAATAAATGATCTGAGCCTTTTCTTAAAAGTATATCACCGTAAGCCACGAGACCGAGTCTCAACTACTTTGATACGCTGTCGCCAACCATTCTTTAATGTAATATCCCCATGAGATTTAGAACTAAGTTCAAACTTAATTGATCAGATTACGTCCGACGAGGCCGAATTCTCTTACTTGTCCTCAACTGATATGTCTTCAACTCATCGAACCGGGGCTGAGTTATATTTACGTCGAAAATGTCCATATCAACATAAACGCCCCTCCCTTATTTTCTTAGAGATAGACTCAACACCTAAAGGGCGTCGAAAAGTAAATATTCGATATATGATCTATCATGTTGTTACCACAAATCCAACGCAACATACACAATTCTACAAAGATCGACGCTCCTGAGCCTTTTCTCAATGGATAAAATTTATCCTTCAACTTCAAAGGTACATTTTTATCACACAACATGCTAGTAGCTGCCCTCCAACGAAGTCATCCTGTTAAAATATGATGAGTCACatccataaataaaatatatattcacaGTAGAATATATCACGTCCTcagtaattatattaaaataatatattttatttataacaatgtaaattgatattaatatattatatttaaaatataatcaaatcaaatataattaatacaatcaaaatcaaaataaaatatgatgtaaTTATCAGAAGATACGAGTTTTCTTgtaattttctttataaaaaatgtaatttgtaCGACATTCTTTTTCCCTTTAATTTTTTCtcacgtgattttatttttgcgGGGTTTTATCGAGACCCAATTAATGAGTTTTTTTTCCAAGGCATTACCGTATAAATATCCGAGAGTAATTGATTATTTTTCAGTTATATGGTATACTTttgtgaatgaaaaaaaattatattttccatACTTAGATAtcaatgaaaatttattttcctttttaaataaaataaaataatatctttaccTCAAGCTGTTGAAAGACTCCTGAATCCTTTTtgttttcttcctcttcttctcggTGACAATCCCTTGCCTAAAAGTTTGATCTTTTATCTTTCCGGGGTTTAGTATTTTATGATCTGGGTCAGTTGTAAACTGGGGTGATCTTGTTATTTATACTCCAACTACCTCATAAGTAAGGTTTACACATAATCGGTTCAAGATGAAGATAAAGTTAGGATTTTTACTTGTAACTTTGATGATGGAATGGTTAGAGTGTTGTATGGGTAGATTTTTTGTGGAGAAAAACAGCTTAAAAGTGATTTCACCAGACAAGTTGAAAGATACATATGAATGTGCAATTGGTAATTTTGGTATTCCGTACACTTGTTGGTGCTGTTATCTACCCTAAATCCAGTCAGAAGGCTTGTAAGACCTTTGATGATGATGCCTCTTTCAAATCCAATCCGGGTAGTCTGCCCATCTTTCTCCTTGCCGATCGAGGGGTAACTACTTATTCACTTTTAGCTTTGCTAAATTCTTACTAATTCAATTTGCCTTTGATACTAATTACTTTTTCCTCATGTTTTTTAGTTTCTACAGCTCAATTACCAGCAACTTATTAAACCCCTCGACTTCATTTATGCTATGTTAAACTTTAAGTTATAGGATAAGTGTCTTATTATCAACTCATAATTACAAAATTGCAGATTGTTACTTCACACTCAAGGCCTGGAATGCACAGAATGCGGGAGCAGCAGCTATTCTTGTTGCAGATGACAGGGTTGAGCCTTTGATCACCATGGAAGATGCACGTGCAAATTATCTGCAGAACATCACTGCTCCGTCAGCATTAATTAGCAAATATTTAGGGGATAGCATCAAGAAAGCTCTATCCAATGGTGACATGGTTAACATAAATCTTGATCGGAGGGAAGCTTTGCCGCATCCTGACGAACGTGTCAAATATGAGTTCTGGACGAATAGCAATGATGAGTGTGGCCCTAAGTGTGAAAGCCAGATAGACTTTGTGAAGAGCTTCAAGGGAGTGGCTCAGATACTTGAACGGAATGGATACACCCAGTTCACGCCACACTACATCACTTGGCATTGCCCGGAGGCTTTTACATTGAGCAAACAGTGCAAGTCTCAGTGCATCAATCGTGGGAGGTACCGTGCGCCAGATCCAGACCAGGACTTCAATAAAGGTTATGATGGCAAGGATGTGGTTGTTCAAAATTTACGCCAGGCATGTCTTTATAAAGTGGCAAATGAAAGCGGGAAACCATGGTTTTGGTGGGACTATGTGACAGACTTTGCTATCCGCTGCCCAATGAAAGACAAAAAGTACACAAAAGAATGTGCAGATCAAGTTATTCAATCCCTTGGTTAGTTCCTGatttatctaataatatttaCTCTTGTTTCTATATCTGTGGTATTTGGTTGGTCGAAACGCATGATATAACTTGTTCATAAAGAGCAAGGTCCATATATGACTTTATACCCATGTCAACCAAAAATGACATGGGTGTGGCCTTTATATCATTTTGTTCATAAAGAGCAAGGTCCATATATGACTTTTTCTATGTTACCCTTTGATTTTATAACAcagatatgatatatataatcaCGTTTATAAGCTTAATTGGTAGAAGACACTAGTCATACATACTTTTTAAGATGTAAAATGGATTAAGAACATATAAATGTTCCCTTATGTTAAGCTTACATGTCGAGTCCCAGCACCCGTGTCTGATTTCGGATTTGCATCCAAGAATCCTACTTTTTAAAAAACCAAAGATCCTACACTTGGATCTGCATTCTGCACCCGTGGCGAACAGCCATACTGGAGTCCTGGTAACTGGGGTTATAGGAGGGTgatgatatatacatatgtgtatGCATATATGCAAGGAGGGTGTAAAAAAGGAGGAGACAGGAGTATGAGGTCACAAGAGGAGAAGATAGCCAGAATTGATGAAAGGTGTGGTGATAGTTGTGATTGCAGGttgatacatacatatatgactGTATGTATATTTTCAGGAGATGGTATGGGATTCATGTGCATCATATGTAGTAGTAGTACCATGCTCTCCATTAATAATCACGTTCCATTTATGTGAGGGTTTGATCTATAtgcatttgaatttaaattttgtgttcAATTTATTTCACAGAAAGAACCTTTTCTTTTGGGCGTGGATTTAGTGGACTGCACGAGACATGTTTATTTTGTACCCTGATTTCTTCGCCCTTCTAATAGAAATATAAGTATGAACAACTAAACAATGAAACTGATACTTTTAGGTAAGAAACTTTTTAGAGTTTGAAGCTAAAtgaaattgtagtttatttcaCAAAAATGTGTGCCGAAACTAACATGTTTTTGTTGgtttatttacttatttatatcCTTTAATTTAGATAGATATCTCTGCAATTTAACATAATCCATTTGATTTTACAAAGTTACGTTTAGTATCTGGATAACGAGACtgttgataataataattaatctgtTTAGAAATATGTAGGTGTGGATCTGAAGCAGATAGACAAATGTATAGGTGATCCTACTGCAGACGTAGACAACACTATTCTGAAGACTGAACAAGAAGCACAGGTCCTTTTTTCTAGAGAATAGATTATTCAACCCCTCACACAACAGTTTTTCATAAAAGTCATCAGCAATATTAACAGTATTATGCAATTTTGATTTTAGATTGGCAAAGGCTCTCGTGGCGATGTGACAATTCTGCCAACTCTGGTGATAAACAACAGGCAGTATAGAGGTATTGAGTTGAAGTGTATatctttctttaaaaaataaagtttgtgaaaCTAATCGTCTATTGTTTCAGGTAAGCTGAATACAGGAGCCGTCCTCAAAGCCATATGTTCAGGTTTCGAGGAGACTACAGAACCAGATGTTTGTTTAAGTGAAGGACTGAAGGTGACCACTAAAATTTTGActatttaaactttatttttagTATACGGTGTACACACACCAGTGTGTGCCCACACACCCAAACACATTTCTGAACTTtgttaaatacttaaatttatCATGTCTCCTCAGTATTTTTTGCTGGTCAGATCAGAAGCCGTCTTTACTGAAATCATAGGCACTCCTGCAACTGATATTACCAATTTACAAACAactgtaaaaattatattttatatgtataagcATGATAGGGATcttatatgaaatttttaatttggtcAACATCTGTTATAATTAAAAgtcttattaataaaaaaatttgatatatattccAACTAGAATTcctattaaataaaatgattctatTAAACACAATCAGAAATGCAggattctaattaattaaaaagaaatttaacAGTATAAAACTCCCTCCACCCAAGTTAATTGGCTGAATGTCCCTTTTAGGTTTTCCCAGAATATTGACAGAGTTTCCGTATTTGTATAATTGATTCCACTTATCCcccttattaattattataacatAGAAATCAGATTTGTATACACCATTTCCCTCATATATTGTAattgcaaattttatttttgacttcAAATTATACAAGTTAAATGGTGTACGGGGTGCGCCACGCTGCAGATCCCCAGAATTTAGggaaatatattatgtttgtaCTCCGAGCCAGTGATACAAGGAACGCCAAACGTGGCCACGTACGGCGACCCACTTCGTTCGTGCCCGATTCCGGAACAATCGCGACCGGAAACGCCTGGGTTCGCGACTTGAAACGCAGCCAGTGACGACTTATAAAAGCAGGCGTGTTTTTGACTTCTAGTTCCACAAGATGATGACACCGATATTTGTCAAAGGAGAGGTTTAATCATTAATGGTGTTCAAGCGACAAGCAGTAAAGAAGAAGAGAggcaaagaagaagaagaggtaCAGAGATGCACaacttttaaatatatgaagGAAACGCGTAGTTAAATGAGTATACTATTATGTATCCAAGTTCCAAGCATctttccccccccccccccctcttaTTCACTCTTAATTACTTGATATCTGTGCCTAATTTACTCGTGATGatacaactttaaaaaaaacaagaagcaaGGGTGTATCACCAATTCATCATccaacaatattattttattcatgaaaaagaatttatcattaaatatttaaatccaATTTTCCCCATTAAAATGATGTAAGAGTTAATATTCCTTTCATAAAGTAGTATATTTGGTAAAtcgtaaatatttttataaaaagtagTATATTTGGTAACTTCCCTAAGTTATATACGTACTActtgatactccctctgtcccatttaattctatacgtttctttttcactgttcgacacgcacttcaatgctcctataaaatatagttcaataacttatttttaaaattttctttttctaaataaaaatagaacattcatacttttattcagaaaagaaaaatcttaaaaataagttatagaactatactttacaggagcattaaagtccgtgccgcgtccccgtcccccaatgtatataacttagggggacggagggagtattgattaaaaaatattataattattttcgtTTAATCAAGTATAATAACTTAATATCTGATTTTCTTACCgtcaaataaattattcataatttataatcaattttatattataatgaatATCAATATAATGATTGTTTGACATTATACGATAATTGACCaatgtaatttaaatataaatcgtAGCTTTTACAATTAACTTACATACATACTACTTGACAATTgatattgattaaaaaataatttacactCATCTaatcaattataataatttaacatCAGCTCGATATGATTTTTTCATATGTTCACGACTCTATAAGATAATTGACCAGTTCATTCTAAATATAAATCGTAGCTTTTAGAAATAACTTATATACGTACTACTTaacatttgatatttgattaaaatataattatatttctatTCACTTAATCAAGTATAATAACTTAAAATACCAGTGTGATATGATTCTATTTAtcgttaaataaattattcactATTGGTATATATTGCACcgtttttatcaaaaatcatattttatagttGATTTCATATGTTATCgaatatcaataatataattgtttAGGATCTTATAAGATAATTGACCAGTGTAATCTAAATATGAATTGTGTTCGTAGTTACAAATAAGCTATATACGTACCATTTGATATTGACTAAAaaagtaattatatttgtattcgTTTAATCaagtataattattttatatcatcgtgatagatattttttattgtaaaataaattattcctTAATGATATTGTATCGATCAaagatcaaaatttaaaattatataagacTTTATAAGATAATTGACCAATTTAATCTAAATATGGATGAGTACATTGCCTTTACGAATACAGATATGATCATTTTTTGAAGCAAAATATGATCTTTTTTTAATAGCTAAAtaaattcttttataattatataataagatataatcttcttttaataattatatattctccttttttattttttgagcaATTATAATATCTTACGATCAATACAATATTAGTAGTTGAAAAGACACCCTAATTTACACCTAATAAGTCTATATATACTACCCTGCTAACACAATACTCACGTATCACCTGTACCCATTAAATTCTTCTATAGCGTTTGGTAAAGAAGAAGCCAAGGAGAGAGAGAAAACACAAGCAACACAACAGCAAAATCAAAACCACACAtcaaatgaaaatattattgtagaagatgaagctaGACCCCGAAAGGAAGAGGCAAATCACAGTTCACAAACACCAAATAATAAATAGCCATTGTTGGATGAAGTAATTATGATTGAGGCACCTAAAGGTAAAAATGCCGGGGGAACAAAAAAATGGAGGTGCAAACATTGcaacaagtcattcagcagctcgTATACAAGAATCCATCATCACAGCCTATAAGCAGCTCATCTGCTGAGAGAATATGGAGCACTTACTCCTATATTCACAATGTTAAAAGAAACAAACTTAATTTTGTGCGAGCTAATAAACTGGTGTATGTTCATAGTAATATTAGATTGATCTCGCGCTTCACAAAGAGTTATAATGACGGACCATATAGGAAGTGGGATATCGATCCTGAGACATCTGATTTAGAAGATTCAGCTGCTAAATTAGAGGAATTGAGGTCCATGGAAGGACTTGAAAATGAAAACACCATACCAACGTCTATAAGGCAGAGATTTCCGGACTCGTAATGACCTGGTAAATTAGCAAACTGTGTCACTGTACGGCATGTCCTGATGGGTTTTTTATTATGCTTATGTATGCTTTTaagtttaaagtttaaactatGAACTTCTGAAGTCTTAaggattatttattaatatatttataagtcTGGAATGTGGATGTTTAGTTAGTACTTTACTTTTGATAATCTTCTGTAGTTCAGTAGCTTCCGGaacataaaatttgatataaaatatatgataggTCGTACCCACACGTTCCTTCGTAATCGTACCTACACGTTCCCTCGCACCCTTACGTTCCCTTGCACTGGAAACATTCATGCCAACGTTTTACGTATCCGTTTCCGTACCATGTTTCGCACCCCATCCTATGTAACATTGCTCCGAGCGTTGTACCCGAATCctcatattttatgaaatttgcCGAATTTACGTATGCTTGTACACTCTGCGCCCATACCAAGGCTTCCTAGTTTAGAATGTTGTTTTTGGTTCCTAGTTCTACGTAAGGGGTGAGCAAGAAAACgaattaaaaccgaaaccgctaaAAATCAACAAAAACCGAACCGTAAAAAACCgaactgaaaatttaaaaaccgaaccgattataatGGTTGCGGTTTCAGTTTTAGGTTAAAACTGAACCGCAAAAAACCGAACCCagccgattatatatatatatatatatatatatatatatatatatatatatatagagagagagagagagtcgtGCTCCAGTGAGAACCAATCTTaaggtgagatatgagatctaatctcaaccactcatttaaatacattatattcatctctcaccattcatttaatattttaatatttcaccatcttctaattcaactacctatcaccttcaaccaccgctgaccaccaccaccagctCCGGCGACCACTAGAAAATCACCGccggcaaacataaaatcaccaacgaaaaacataaaatcaccaccggaaaactaaaaatcaccgccaaaaaaccaaaaatcaacgccagaaaattaaaatcaccacatCACCACCATCTACAAAACACCACCTCCACCCCAAAATCCGAAAAATcaccaaatacaaaataaaatcaccaTCGCAAAATGAAAAACACCATTGAACAACGAAAATCACCGCACCCAACCACATACAATTGCATCGTCGCTAACATCTGTAGAGAAGGAATATGGCAGCGATGTGAAAGAGAAGGGCGAGGGATTGACCCCGGTGGTGCAGCAGCGGGACGCCGCCGCGTAGAGGAAAAAAAATCCATGGAGGCGGCGGTGTTCAGACCTGTGAAGGCGGTGGGGCTGACCTGGGGGGTTACGGTGTCGTCGGCGGTGACAACCGCATCGCGACACCGGCAACAGCACCAAAGAAAGAGGGAGGAGGAAGAAAAGATTGCAGCGGTTAGAGGTGGAGAGAGAGATGAGCAGGTGGTGAGCCGCCGCGGTGCTGCGACGGAGTCACGATGTGGGGAGAGAGAGAGCATATCTGGGCGGCTGTGCGTGATGGTGGTGTTGGGTGGGTGGTGGGAGGTGAATGGAAAATAATTTGCAGATCGGAGTGGTGGTGGCAGCGGCCGGAGAGAGAGATGAGCAGATGACCGGCGGGGGCGACTGGGTGGTGGTCGGTGGGTGGCTGTGCGTCATGGTGGCGGGTGGTGGTGTTGGTAGGTGGTGGGTGGGTGAGTGGTGAATGAAAGAGATGAATAATAAAACAAGGGAAATGTGTGGTTGTGATTTAATTTAGGGATAAAAATGtggggctgagattagatctcatatctcacattagttgtggttctcatttgagcacttgcctatatatatatatatatttaatttaagaaaaatagtaATACATATGAATACATTAATATCAACTTCATGTACAAACTGAATTTATCTAAGATCCCCCGATATTCGGTTGTTGAAACTTTGAGATTTCCTCGAGCTAAAAAATTTGTG is a window from the Daucus carota subsp. sativus chromosome 8, DH1 v3.0, whole genome shotgun sequence genome containing:
- the LOC108199993 gene encoding LOW QUALITY PROTEIN: vacuolar-sorting receptor 1 (The sequence of the model RefSeq protein was modified relative to this genomic sequence to represent the inferred CDS: inserted 2 bases in 1 codon; deleted 3 bases in 2 codons; substituted 3 bases at 3 genomic stop codons) gives rise to the protein MKIKLGFLLVTLMMEWLECCMGRFFVEKNSLKVISPDKLKDTYECAIGNFGIPXTLVGAVIYPKSSQKACKTFDDDASFKSNPGSLPIFLLADRGDCYFTLKAWNAQNAGAAAILVADDRVEPLITMEDARANYLQNITAPSALISKYLGDSIKKALSNGDMVNINLDRREALPHPDERVKYEFWTNSNDECGPKCESQIDFVKSFKGVAQILERNGYTQFTPHYITWHCPEAFTLSKQCKSQCINRGRYRAPDPDQDFNKGYDGKDVVVQNLRQACLYKVANESGKPWFWWDYVTDFAIRCPMKDKKYTKECADQVIQSLGVDLKQIDKCIGDPTADVDNTILKTEQEAQIGKGSRGDVTILPTLVINNRQYRGKLNTGAVLKAICSGFEETTEPDVCLSEEIETNECLENNGGCWQDKAANXYITACKDTFCGRVCXCPIVQGVKFSGDGYTHCEASGSLRCEINNGGCWTKTQNGRTYSACIDDHTKGCKCPPGFKGDRVNNCEDIDECKAKTACQCPECKCKNTWGSYDCSCSGNLLYMREHDTXISKDVSAEVSWGFVWVIFLGLAEGGVGGYAVYKYRIRVSPDAEIRAIMAQYMPLDNQPEDLVHHSHGSV